In the genome of Siniperca chuatsi isolate FFG_IHB_CAS linkage group LG17, ASM2008510v1, whole genome shotgun sequence, one region contains:
- the LOC122864418 gene encoding major histocompatibility complex class I-related gene protein-like isoform X12, translated as MRQDTMKTLVLLALLGIGLHGADAATHSLKYFYTASSGVPNFPEFVTVGLVDEVQIDYYDSNTMKAEPKQDWMIRFTEDEPQYWEWQTQALIGDQQTYKTNIETAKQRFNQTGGVHIVQEMYGCEWDDETGKVDGFTQYGYDGEDFIAFDLKTETYITPKQQAVITKHKLDHKKALIAQRKNYLTQICPEWLKKYLHYGRSSLLRTELPSVSLLQKTPSSPVSCHATGFYPDRAVMFWRKDGEELHEEVELGEILPNHDGSFQMSVDLKLSSVTPEDWRRYDCVFHLSGVKDDIVTRLDKAVIRTNEGKTGIRNDEGKPSDMNLIIIAAVVVVGLVLIAVIGFIIYKKKNAKYAQPSKSPPHGSETSSSSSSDSSTESLTSARPLIKEQQFEDGG; from the exons CGACTCACTCTCTgaagtatttctacactgcaTCTTCTGGAGTCCCAAACTTCCCAGAGTTTGTGACTGTTGGGTTGGTTGATGAAGTTCAGATAGATTATTATGACAGTAACACCATGAAAGCAGAACCCAAACAGGACTGGATGATCAGATTCACAGAAGATGAGCCTCAGTACTGGGAGTGGCAGACTCAGGCACTGATAGGTGACCAGCAGACCTACAAAACCAACATTGAAACTGCAAAGCAGCGCTTTAACCAAACTGGAG gtgtccACATTGTCCAGGAGATGTACGGCTGTGAGTGGGATGATGAGACTGGAAAGGTTGATGGTTTCACTCAGTATGGTTATGATGGAGAAGACTTCATAGCATTTGACCTGAAGACAGAGACATACATCACACCAAAACAACAGGCTGTCATCACCAAACACAAGTTGGATCATAAGAAAGCTTTGATCGCACAGAGAAAGAACTACCTCACCCAGATTTGCCCTGAGTGGCTGAAGAAGTATTTGCACTATGGGAGGAGCTCTCTGCTGAGAACAG AGCTTCCCTCAGTGTCTCTCCTCCAGAAGACTCCCTCCTCTCCAGTCAGCTGCCACGCTACAGGTTTCTACCCTGACAGAGCCGTGATGTTCTGgaggaaagatggagaggagCTTCATGAGGAGGTGGAGCTCGGAGAGATCCTCCCCAACCACGATGGATCCTTCCAGATGAGTGTTGACCTGAAACTTTCATCAGTCACACCTGAAGACTGGAGGAGGTACGACTGTGTGTTTCATCTCTCTGGTGTGAAGGACGACATCGTCACCAGACTGGACAAAGCAGTGATCAGGACCAACGAAGGTAAGACTGGTATCAGAAATGATGAAG GGAAGCCCAGTGACATGAACCTCATCATCATTGCTGCAGTGGTTGTTGTTGGTCTCGTCCTCATCGCTGTGATTGGATTCATCATTTATAAAAAGAAGAATG ccAAATATGCTCAACCCT CTAAATCTCCTCCACATG gGTCAGAGACTTCTTCAAGTAGTTCTTCTGATTCTTCTACAGAAAGTCTAACCAGCGCCAGACCACTGATCAAAG AGCAACAGTTTGAAGATGGAGGATGA
- the LOC122864421 gene encoding major histocompatibility complex class I-related gene protein isoform X5, giving the protein MQQVTMKTLVLLALLGIGLHGAAAVTHSLKYFYTASSGVPNFPEHVAVGLVDEVQISHYDSNTMKAEPKQDWMIRATADDPQYWERETQALIGAQQIFKTNIETAKQRFNQTGGVHIAQVMYGCEWDDETGEVNGFNQQGYDGEDFIILDLKTDTWIAPKPQAVITKHKWNNDKARIAQLKNYLTQICPEWLKKYLDYGRSSLLRTVLPSVSLLQKTPSSPVSCHATGFYPDRAMMFWRKDGEELHEEVEYGEILHNHDGSFQMSVNLNLSSVTPEDWRRYDCVFQLSGVEDDIVTKLDKAVIRTNEDKTCIRNVEGNPISMTVIIIAAVVVLALILIAVIGFFIYKKNAKRPPSPVNGSDVLEDLNPKA; this is encoded by the exons ATGCAACAGGTCACAATGAAGACCTTGGTTCTCTTGGCTCTCCTGGGAATAGGTCTGCATGGAGCAGCGGCAG TGACTCACTCTCTgaagtatttctacactgcgTCTTCTGGAGTCCCAAACTTCCCAGAGCATGTGGCTGTTGGGTTGGTTGATGAAGTTCAGATAAGTCACTATGACAGTAACACCATGAAAGCAGAACCCAAACAGGACTGGATGATCAGAGCCACAGCGGATGATCCTCAGTACTGGGAGAGGGAGACTCAGGCACTGATAGGTGCCCAGCAGATCTTCAAAACCAACATTGAAACTGCAAAGCAGCGCTTCAACCAAACTGGgg gtgtccACATTGCCCAGGTGATGTACGGCTGTGAGTGGGATGATGAGACTGGAGAGGTTAATGGTTTCAATCAGCAAGGTTATGACGGAGAAGACTTCATAATATTGGACCTGAAGACAGACACATGGATCGCTCCAAAACCACAGGCTGTCATCACCAAACACAAGTGGAATAATGACAAAGCTAGGATCGCACAGCTCAAGAATTACCTCACCCAGATTTGCCCCGAATGGCTGAAGAAGTATTTGGACTATGGGAGGAGCTCTCTGCTGAGAACAG TCCTTCCCTCAGTGTCTCTCCTCCAGAAGACTCCCTCCTCTCCAGTCAGCTGCCACGCTACAGGTTTCTACCCTGACAGAGCCATGATGTTCTGgaggaaagatggagaggagCTTCATGAGGAGGTGGAGTACGGAGAGATCCTCCACAACCACGATGGATCCTTCCAGATGAGTGTTAACCTGAACCTTTCATCAGTCACACCTGAAGACTGGAGGAGGTACgactgtgtgtttcagctctCTGGTGTAGAGGACGACATCGTCACCAAACTGGACAAAGCAGTGATCAGGACCAACGAAGATAAGACTTGTATCAGAAATGTTGAAG GGAATCCCATTTCCATGACTGTCATCATCATTGCTGCAGTGGTCGTTCTTGCTCTCATCCTCATTGCTGTGATTGGATTCTTCATTTACAAAAAGAACG ccAAACGCCCTCCATCTC CTGTAAACGGCTCTGACGTCTTGGAGGACCTGAATCCAAAGGcctaa
- the LOC122864418 gene encoding major histocompatibility complex class I-related gene protein-like isoform X14 produces MRQDTMKTLVLLALLGIGLHGADAATHSLKYFYTASSGVPNFPEFVTVGLVDEVQIDYYDSNTMKAEPKQDWMIRFTEDEPQYWEWQTQALIGDQQTYKTNIETAKQRFNQTGGVHIVQEMYGCEWDDETGKVDGFTQYGYDGEDFIAFDLKTETYITPKQQAVITKHKLDHKKALIAQRKNYLTQICPEWLKKYLHYGRSSLLRTELPSVSLLQKTPSSPVSCHATGFYPDRAVMFWRKDGEELHEEVELGEILPNHDGSFQMSVDLKLSSVTPEDWRRYDCVFHLSGVKDDIVTRLDKAVIRTNEGKPSDMNLIIIAAVVVVGLVLIAVIGFIIYKKKNAKYAQPSKSPPHGSETSSSSSSDSSTESLTSARPLIKEQQFEDGG; encoded by the exons CGACTCACTCTCTgaagtatttctacactgcaTCTTCTGGAGTCCCAAACTTCCCAGAGTTTGTGACTGTTGGGTTGGTTGATGAAGTTCAGATAGATTATTATGACAGTAACACCATGAAAGCAGAACCCAAACAGGACTGGATGATCAGATTCACAGAAGATGAGCCTCAGTACTGGGAGTGGCAGACTCAGGCACTGATAGGTGACCAGCAGACCTACAAAACCAACATTGAAACTGCAAAGCAGCGCTTTAACCAAACTGGAG gtgtccACATTGTCCAGGAGATGTACGGCTGTGAGTGGGATGATGAGACTGGAAAGGTTGATGGTTTCACTCAGTATGGTTATGATGGAGAAGACTTCATAGCATTTGACCTGAAGACAGAGACATACATCACACCAAAACAACAGGCTGTCATCACCAAACACAAGTTGGATCATAAGAAAGCTTTGATCGCACAGAGAAAGAACTACCTCACCCAGATTTGCCCTGAGTGGCTGAAGAAGTATTTGCACTATGGGAGGAGCTCTCTGCTGAGAACAG AGCTTCCCTCAGTGTCTCTCCTCCAGAAGACTCCCTCCTCTCCAGTCAGCTGCCACGCTACAGGTTTCTACCCTGACAGAGCCGTGATGTTCTGgaggaaagatggagaggagCTTCATGAGGAGGTGGAGCTCGGAGAGATCCTCCCCAACCACGATGGATCCTTCCAGATGAGTGTTGACCTGAAACTTTCATCAGTCACACCTGAAGACTGGAGGAGGTACGACTGTGTGTTTCATCTCTCTGGTGTGAAGGACGACATCGTCACCAGACTGGACAAAGCAGTGATCAGGACCAACGAAG GGAAGCCCAGTGACATGAACCTCATCATCATTGCTGCAGTGGTTGTTGTTGGTCTCGTCCTCATCGCTGTGATTGGATTCATCATTTATAAAAAGAAGAATG ccAAATATGCTCAACCCT CTAAATCTCCTCCACATG gGTCAGAGACTTCTTCAAGTAGTTCTTCTGATTCTTCTACAGAAAGTCTAACCAGCGCCAGACCACTGATCAAAG AGCAACAGTTTGAAGATGGAGGATGA
- the LOC122864418 gene encoding major histocompatibility complex class I-related gene protein-like isoform X11, which produces MRQDTMKTLVLLALLGIGLHGADAATHSLKYFYTASSGVPNFPEFVTVGLVDEVQIDYYDSNTMKAEPKQDWMIRFTEDEPQYWEWQTQALIGDQQTYKTNIETAKQRFNQTGGVHIVQEMYGCEWDDETGKVDGFTQYGYDGEDFIAFDLKTETYITPKQQAVITKHKLDHKKALIAQRKNYLTQICPEWLKKYLHYGRSSLLRTELPSVSLLQKTPSSPVSCHATGFYPDRAVMFWRKDGEELHEEVELGEILPNHDGSFQMSVDLKLSSVTPEDWRRYDCVFHLSGVKDDIVTRLDKAVIRTNEGKTGIRNDEAGKPSDMNLIIIAAVVVVGLVLIAVIGFIIYKKKNAKYAQPSKSPPHGSETSSSSSSDSSTESLTSARPLIKEQQFEDGG; this is translated from the exons CGACTCACTCTCTgaagtatttctacactgcaTCTTCTGGAGTCCCAAACTTCCCAGAGTTTGTGACTGTTGGGTTGGTTGATGAAGTTCAGATAGATTATTATGACAGTAACACCATGAAAGCAGAACCCAAACAGGACTGGATGATCAGATTCACAGAAGATGAGCCTCAGTACTGGGAGTGGCAGACTCAGGCACTGATAGGTGACCAGCAGACCTACAAAACCAACATTGAAACTGCAAAGCAGCGCTTTAACCAAACTGGAG gtgtccACATTGTCCAGGAGATGTACGGCTGTGAGTGGGATGATGAGACTGGAAAGGTTGATGGTTTCACTCAGTATGGTTATGATGGAGAAGACTTCATAGCATTTGACCTGAAGACAGAGACATACATCACACCAAAACAACAGGCTGTCATCACCAAACACAAGTTGGATCATAAGAAAGCTTTGATCGCACAGAGAAAGAACTACCTCACCCAGATTTGCCCTGAGTGGCTGAAGAAGTATTTGCACTATGGGAGGAGCTCTCTGCTGAGAACAG AGCTTCCCTCAGTGTCTCTCCTCCAGAAGACTCCCTCCTCTCCAGTCAGCTGCCACGCTACAGGTTTCTACCCTGACAGAGCCGTGATGTTCTGgaggaaagatggagaggagCTTCATGAGGAGGTGGAGCTCGGAGAGATCCTCCCCAACCACGATGGATCCTTCCAGATGAGTGTTGACCTGAAACTTTCATCAGTCACACCTGAAGACTGGAGGAGGTACGACTGTGTGTTTCATCTCTCTGGTGTGAAGGACGACATCGTCACCAGACTGGACAAAGCAGTGATCAGGACCAACGAAGGTAAGACTGGTATCAGAAATGATGAAG CAGGGAAGCCCAGTGACATGAACCTCATCATCATTGCTGCAGTGGTTGTTGTTGGTCTCGTCCTCATCGCTGTGATTGGATTCATCATTTATAAAAAGAAGAATG ccAAATATGCTCAACCCT CTAAATCTCCTCCACATG gGTCAGAGACTTCTTCAAGTAGTTCTTCTGATTCTTCTACAGAAAGTCTAACCAGCGCCAGACCACTGATCAAAG AGCAACAGTTTGAAGATGGAGGATGA